In Malassezia vespertilionis chromosome 8, complete sequence, a genomic segment contains:
- the AOS1 gene encoding E1 ubiquitin-activating enzyme (COG:O; EggNog:ENOG503NZZ3), with product MAGVTEDEAALYDRQIRLWGLEAQNKMRSAHVVVVCFSGVATEVIKNIVLSGIGSLTIVDSELVRPDDLGAGFFFRDTDISRKRIAEAPLARVQALNPLVKVRGAEHSAVASSDACKMLQADVLVACAGTRAELETLNTHCRAHNTMFYATQAQGMGGFIFSDLGPHYTYALELPMPGKQEKQRFRYTQSFVTLHDSLRTTWSKSPREDEIVGQPVRRISAGLWATWALWELQSRKEPVLSVEDFATKLETLATDLMRAKNVQVETLARQVDMPHFFATFARAMYTHVSENSVAGFAPVTAVLGGLLAQDLLNALGHTQVPMVNWCILDASSGTAPIHAIGTLPATKEA from the exons ATGGCGGGCGTCACGGAAGACGAGGCGGCGTTGTATGACCGCCAAATTCGATTGTGGGGCCTCGAGGCTCAGAACAA GATGCGCTCCGCACATGTTGTCGTCGTTTGCTTTTCCGGCGTCGCTACCGAAGTGATCAAGAACATTGTGCTGAGTGGAATTGGGTCCCTCACGATCGTGGACAGCGAGCTTGTGCGGCCCGACGATCTGGGTGCAGGGTTTTTCTTCCGCGATACCGATATCAGCAGGAAGCGGATCGCTgaggcgccgctcgcacgcGTACAAGCGCTAAATCCGCTTGTCAAGGTGCGGGGCGCAGAGCATTCTGCCGTTGCATCCAGCGATGCATGCAAGATGCTGCAGGCAGATGTGCTGGTCGCATGTGCAGGCACGCGTGCGGAGCTGGAGACGCTCAATACGCACTGCCGGGCTCACAATACCATGTTTTACGcgacgcaggcgcaagGTATGGGCGGCTTCATCTTTAGCGATCTCGGCCCACACTATACGTACGCACTCGAACTACCTATGCCAGGCAAGCAAGAGAAACAGCGCTTTCGGTACACACAATCATTTGTTACGCTGCAcgactcgctgcgcacgacgtGGAGTAAATCACCGCGGGAGGACGAGATTGTGGGACAGCCAGTGCGACGGATCAGCGCTGGGCTCTGGGCGACGTGGGCCTTGTGGGAGCTGCAATCGCGCAAGGAGCCTGTATTGAGCGTAGAAGATTTCGCTACTAAGCTAGAAACGCTGGCCACCGATCtcatgcgcgccaaaaaTGTCCAGGTCGAGACGCTTGCTCGTCAGGTCGACATGCCGCACTTTTTTGCCACatttgcgcgtgcgatgTATACACATGTGAGCGAGAATAGCGTCGCAGGCTTTGCGCCTGTGACGGCGGTCCTCGGCGGCCTTCTTGCGCAGGATCTGCTAAATGCATTGGGGCATACCCAAGTGCCTATGGTGAATTGGTGCATTCTCGAtgcaagcagcggcaccgcgccgaTTCATGCGATCGGTACATTGCCGGCTACGAAAGAGGCGTAG
- the RAD50 gene encoding DNA repair protein rad50 (COG:L; BUSCO:EOG092606WZ; EggNog:ENOG503NU28), which yields MAELDKLAIRGVRAFDPKSINIIQFFKPLTVIVGHNGSGKTTIVECLKYAATGDLPPNTKGGAFVYDPFVSRKRGGGLTMKTLEGVLGIDDSESDHAQAAISTRCAELDQEMTLLLGVSRAILEHVLFCHQEESNWPLAEPFVLKKRFDEIFEVTRYTKALDSLRALRKQRIQDSRVDEAELRGLQQEKERAESARQKIRSLHASLEHHTADLTVLEQDLAKKTVENKALYDAGIQFREIIGKAESLEERHRLYCEKRDEIATHTSLLQGTDDAIRNELEAFADTLSQQRAEHTEITAQLGACKETRDNEQHKHEMLIREHGEVLAAHKALKRTIQSSMSSLYTIAAHHGINVPEEVASLDAFRTLHASLQTQLSAQHRTEEARLRREEHSAQEREAVLEQEWQQARTMLQEKQAQCAHQEETVACLDQRISATEQELAQAQATSLEERDISEAEDKVASLSAQLDAPDFAAQRAETAAALTAAETRREALAKEMSVSHQTIEQRTLLASREDTLQRDRKALHDRMATLETEAQSLLGETPDAATFFTVAADALATCAQALQSAAARQQKKQQAVDRLQSVLELDTTQAKSKEAQCSILANELASLLNGEFNTIDVALDVATEEVSVLKDSMAMVERGAEFFQKILVHGKEKHVCLGCNRGIALGEIPAFTAHVQASLARSNPERLAELRTDLENWTAQLNAFETGRAKAQERTFLLRELSTLHTHQTECRTALEDAHTALEDASHTANTLRTRHARLQTLTQGAEAVESLYMRCQALQRSVDNTRADLRVTGDIPQAGDARKELDLLSVTIQQHRAMNERLNAQRETLREQLSSKLHTLHTLQKAVADAHRQDMAYEAAKQRLAELAADCAKAREKSERLQSEIDAQAAPIAATREALHTFRAEQRKTASDASEASRAQAQALVRMDDIAASVDSAAADLPKTRLEACNAMLQESAQRLHTVRASVDAMEEKAHALALTLQEAQAHEATLSANLRYREAMRDIAVVEAQLSALDLDTAHQRHATFAEHYDAARKAENDMSGKAAHLRGELRGIEAQIKEREDELRSEYRDVDVRYMRQLIRLKVGSMANRDLETYSGALHQAIQQYHAIKMEEVNQTLDYLWKKTYQGADIDTILIRSDVEGKVNASGVRSYQYRVVMVKDGAELDMRGRCSAGQKVLACILIRLALADSFGTNTGFLALDEPTTNLDRENVEALAASLVDLIAERQHQHNFQLVVITHDEDFLSRLSHSDALTQYWRVSRNEHLNSVIEREYVRNM from the exons ATGGCGGAGCTGGACA AGCTCGCGATCCGCGGGGTGCGTGCGTTTGACCCCAAATCGATCAATATTATCCAGTTTTTCAAGCCACTTACCGTAATTGTCGGGCATAATGGGAGCGGAAAAACG ACCATTGTTGAGTGCCTCAAGTACGCGGCGACGGGCGACTTGCCGCCAAACACAAAAGGCGGTGCATTTGTATACGACCCATTC GTTTCACGCAAGCGCGGGGGCGGCCTTACCATGAAGACGCTTGAAGGCGTTTTGGGCATTGACGACAGTGAATCAGAccatgcacaagcggccATCTCAACGCGGTGCGCTGAGCTCGACCAGGAAATGACGCTTCTTCTGggcgtctcgcgcgcgattcTCGAACATGTTCTATTCTGCCATCAGGAAGAGTCAAACTGGCCACTTGCAGAGCCTTTTGTGCTCAAGAAACGCTTTGATGAAATTTTCGAGGTGACTCGCTACaccaaggcgctcgatTCGCTCCGCGcgttgcgcaagcagcgcattcaGGACAGCCGggtggacgaggcggaacTGCGCGGTTTGCAACAGGAAAAAGAACGTGCGGAGAGTGCACGGCAAAAAATACGGTCGTTGCACGCCTCGCTCGAGCACCATACAGCCGACCTGACTGTACTGGAACAGGATCTGGCAAAAAAAACGGTCGAGAACAAGGCACTTTACGATGCAGGCATCCAGTTCCGGGAAATTATCGGGAAAGCCGAGTCGCTTGAGGAACGGCACCGACTTTACTGCGAAAAACGCGACGAAATTGCGACGCACACGTCCCTGCTCCAAGGCACAGATGACGCCATCCGAAACGAGCTGGAGGCGTTTGCCGATACCCTTtcccagcagcgcgcagagcACACAGAAATCACTGCCCAGCTCGGAGCATGCAAAGAGACGCGCGATAAcgagcagcacaagcacgaGATGCTGATCCGCGAGCATGGCGAGGTGCTAGCAGCACACAAGGCGCTCAAGCGCACAATACAGAGCAGCATGTCTTCTCTTTACACGATCGCAGCTCACCATGGAATCAATGTGCCCGAAGAAGTGGCCTCGTTGGATGCTTTTCGCACGCTCCACGCGTCTCTCCAGACCCAGCTCTCGGCACAGCACCGCAcagaagaagcgcggcTGCGACGTGAAGAGCACAgtgcgcaggagcgcgaagcgGTGCTCGAACAGGAATGGCAACAGGCGCGCACAATGCTGCAGGAGAAGCAGGCACAGTGTGCACACCAAGAAGAAACAGTGGCCTGTCTTGACCAACGCATCAGCGCCACAGAgcaggagcttgcgcaggcgcaagcCACCAGCTTAGAAGAGCGCGACATTTCCGAGGCCGAAGACAAGGTCGCGTCGCTTTCAGCCCAGCTCGACGCACCTGactttgctgcgcaacgcGCCGAAACTGCCGCTGCACTCACCGCTGCAGAGACTCGgcgcgaagcgcttgccaagGAAATGAGCGTGTCGCACCAAACGATCGAGCAGCGgacgctgcttgcgagTAGAGAGGATACGTTGCAGCGCGATAGaaaagcgctgcacgacagGATGGCAACGCTCGAGACTGAGGCACAGTCCTTGCTGGGCGAGACGCCGGATGCAGCGACCTTTTTTACCGTggccgccgacgcgcttgccacatgtgcacaggcgctgcaaagtgccgcggcgcggcagcagAAAAAGCAGCAAGCAGTGGACAGGCTGCAGTCTGTGCTTGAGCTCGACACGACGCAGGCCAAGAGTAAAGAAGCACAATGCTCCATACTCGCAAACGAGCTTGCATCCCTGCTCAATGGCGAGTTTAACACAATCGATGTGGCGCTCGACGTAGCTACAGAGGAGGTATCGGTACTAAAGGACTCGATGGCGATGGTCGAGCGTGGCGCTGAATTCTTCCAGAAAATCCTTGTGCATGGCAAGGAGAAACATGTCTGCTTGGGCTGCAACCGTGGCATTGCGCTCGGGGAAATACCGGCATTTACAGCTCATGTACAGGCCTCGCTAGCACGGAGTAACCCAGAACGTCTCGCTGAGCTGCGCACAGACTTGGAAAATTGGACCGCGCAGCTCAACGCGTTCGAAACAGGACGCGCCAAGGCACAAGAGCGTACATTCTTGCTTCGTGAGCTGTCCACGCTGCATACACACCAAACTGAAtgccgcacagcgcttGAAGACGCGCATACAGCGCTTGAAGATGCGAGCCATACGGCCAATACGCTGCGtacgcgccatgcgcgcctCCAAACGCTTACTCAAGGCGCCGAGGCCGTCGAGTCGCTCTATATGCGCTGTCAagcattgcagcgcagcgtagACAACACGCGTGCTGATCTCCGAGTAACGGGCGACATTCCTCAAgctggcgatgcgcgcaaagaacTCGATTTGCTTAGCGTGACGATccagcagcaccgcgcgatGAACGAACGTCTCAATGCTCagcgcgagacgctgcgcgaacagctgagcagcaagctgcatacgctgcacacgctgcaaaaagcagTCGCGGACGCACACCGACAAGACATGGCGTACGAAGCGGCAAAACAGCGCCTGGCCGAGCTAGCCGCGGActgcgcaaaagcgcgggAAAAAAGCGAGCGTTTGCAGAGCGAAATAGACGCACAGGCAGCGCCAATTGCGGCGACacgcgaagcgctgcatactttccgcgccgagcagcgcaaaacggcaagcgatgcatcggaagcgagccgcgcacaggcgcaggcgctggtGCGGATGGACGATATTGCAGCGTCGGTAGATTCGGCCGCGGCGGACCTTCCCAAAACGCGACTGGAGGCGTGCAATGCGATGCTCCAAGAGAGTgcccagcgcctgcacacTGTGCGTGCGTCTGTAGACGCCATGGAAGAAAAGGCACACGCACTGGCCCTCACActgcaagaggcgcaggcgcacgaAGCGACACTAAGTGCGAATTTGCGGTACCGCGAAGCGATGCGTGACATTGCCGTTGTAGAAGCGCAGCTTTCCGCGTTGGATCTAGACACGGCGCACCAGCGCCATGCAACTTTTGCAGAGCACtacgatgctgcgcgcaaggcagaGAACGACATGAGCGGCAAAGCCGCACATTTGCGCGGagagctgcgcggcatcgAGGCCCAGatcaaggagcgcgaggacgagctgcgctcAGAATACCGCGACGTGGATGTGCGATACATGCGCCAATTGATCCGCCTCAAGGTGGGCAGCATGGCAAACCGCGATTTGGAAACGTattccggcgcgctgcaccagGCAATTCAGCAGTACCACGCAATTAAAATGGAAGAGGTGAACCAGACGCTTGATTACCTATGGAAGAAGACGTACCAGGGCGCGGATATTGATACCATCTTGATTCGCTCTGATGTGGAAGGCAAAGTCAATGCGAGCGGTGTCCGTTCGTACCAATACCGTGTCGTGATGGTCAAGGATGGAGCTGAGCTTGATATGCGTGGccggtgcagcgctggccAAAAGGTCCTTGCGTGCATCCTGATCCgacttgcgctcgccgattCGTTTGGCACGAATACGGGtttcctcgcgctggacgagccCACGACGAACCTCGATAGGGAGAatgtcgaggcgcttgcagcaAGTCTTGTCGACCTTATCGCCGAGCGCCAGCACCAACATAATTTCCAGCTGGTCGTGATTACCCACGACGAAGATTTTCTCTCGCGCTTATCGCACTCCGACGCACTGACTCAGTACTGGCGCGTGAGTAGGAACGAGCATCTGAACTCGGTGATAGAGCGCGAGTATGTACGGAACATGTAG
- a CDS encoding uncharacterized protein (COG:S; EggNog:ENOG503NU2H; SECRETED:SignalP(1-23)) — translation MYVARSLLVACAALLAAPQLAQANAVKDAAGALRHCTGLNFGSWDEHSLRAFLLDRGIVAPASNSEKLAQLAKKDCEELARNFESGKGSMRKIASQDWSTALSAASSMQSAVSSMQSSASVEAKRSYTQVQKGAKNAASMASSAMSSASSTVSKGGAGVGADASRYSASASAALSDLYDRAWTKLEDSKDYAYSQWSVDELKKWLQSHGVALPQYVMTREELLKMIREPYTKAHQSNPYELFSTDYLHNWLVSHGYIESNAQKKRHEYVDLAKRYYYSVQDSVYDTWKDSELYDWLYGHGYAKSKSSLGETRDHYLNLIRNKYSEATDALWEGWSDNDMQTYLVKHGYLKSDAQKKRDELVQLMQKHASDASANAHEYVSWSDARLRALLRNYGFPVNKLPESRRELLRLVRAYYKPSTVSQLRSSIQSGVDCLKNSVYRFLGVNQSPLGLQTEKFASYASDASKSASSFANSVRNEL, via the coding sequence ATGTACGTAGCCCGTTCCCTCCTTGTGgcttgtgctgcgctccttgcTGCCCCTCAACTCGCCCAGGCCAATGCCGTTAAAGATGCTGCTGGTGCTCTGCGCCACTGCACTGGCCTGAACTTTGGCTCCTGGGATGAGCACAGTCTCCGTGCCTTTTTGCTTGACCgcggcatcgtcgcgcctgCTTCCAACTCGGAGAAGCTCGCCCAGCTCGCAAAGAAGGATTGCGAAGAGCTGGCTCGCAACTTTGAGTCCGGTAAAGGCTCTATGCGCAAGATTGCCTCCCAGGACTGGAGCACAGCCCTGAGTGCCGCAAGCTcgatgcagagcgccgTGAGCTCgatgcaaagcagcgcgtccGTGGAGGCAAAGCGTTCGTACACGCAGGTGCAGAAGGGTGCCAAGAATGCCGCGTCTATGgcctcgagcgccatgTCGTCCGCCTCGAGCACAGTTTCTAAAGGCGGTGCTGGTGTCGGTGCCGATGCCTCGCGCTACAGTGCCTcggccagcgctgcgctttcTGACCTTTACGACCGTGCCTGGACTAAGCTTGAGGACTCGAAGGACTATGCGTACAGCCAGTGGAGCGTGGACGAGTTGAAGAAATGGCTCCAGAGCCACGGCGTTGCCCTTCCTCAGTACGTCATGACccgcgaggagctgctcaagaTGATTCGCGAGCCGTACACCAAGGCACACCAGTCCAACCCCTACGAACTCTTTTCCACCGACTATTTGCACAACTGGCTTGTCTCGCATGGATACATTGAATCCAACGCCCAGAAGAAGCGTCATGAATACGTCGACCTGGCCAAACGCTACTACTACTCGGTCCAGGATTCCGTCTACGACACGTGGAAGGACTCGGAGCTGTACGACTGGCTCTACGGCCATGGCTATGCCAAGTCTAAGTCGAGCCTCGGTGAGACACGCGACCATTACCTTAACCTCATCCGCAACAAGTACTCCGAGGCGACCGATGCGCTTTGGGAAGGCTGGAGCGATAACGACATGCAAACGTATTTGGTCAAGCACGGCTACCTTAAGAGCGATGcgcagaagaagcgcgacgagctcgtgCAGCTGATGCAAAAGCACGCTTCTGACGCTTCCGCCAACGCACACGAGTACGTGAGCTGGTCTGATGCGCGTCTCCGTGCCTTGCTCCGCAACTATGGATTTCCGGTGAATAAGCTGCCCGAATCGCGCCGCGAattgctgcgcctcgttcGTGCCTACTACAAGCCGAGCACCGTCTCGCagttgcgcagctcaatCCAGTCTGGTGTCGACTGCTTGAAGAACTCTGTCTACCGCTTCCTCGGCGTCAACCAGAGCCCCTTGGGTCTGCAGACAGAGAAGTTCGCCTCGTACgccagcgatgcaagcaagagcgcgagcagctttGCGAATAGTGTGCGCAACGAATTGTAG
- the rpl8 gene encoding 60S ribosomal protein L8 (EggNog:ENOG503NUET; COG:J) yields MPPKAAKTGTKKPTGTKSAKGPRNALFESAPRHFGIGQDIQPKRDLTRFVKWPEYVRLQRQRVILNQRLKVPPAIAQFSNTLDKNTATALFKLMNKYRPESKQEKKARLDAVAKEIAAGNKVDPKTDGKKPLFVKYGLNHAVALIEAKKANLVVIADDVDPIELVVFLPALCRKMGVPYVIVKSTSRLGAVVHLKRTAVAVIQDVRSEDERELANLVSAAKANYLDKYDEARRHWGGGVRGTKSLEKLRKRAKAAGQNPANVSRIA; encoded by the exons ATG CCCCCCAAGGCTGCAAAGACAGGAACTAAGAAGCCCACGGGCACAAAGAGTGCCAAGGGCCCCAGGAACGCTCTTTTTGAGAGCGCCCCTCGCCACTTTGGGATTG GCCAGGACATCCAGCCGAAGCGCGACCTGACCCGCTTTGTGAAGTGGCCCGAGTACGTGCGCCTCCAGCGCCAGCGTGTCATTCTCAACCAGCGTCTCAAGGTCCCTCCGGCGATTGCCCAGTTTTCCAACACGCTTGACAAGAACACTGCGACTGCTCTGTTCAAGCTCATGAACAAGTACCGCCCCGAGTCGAAGCAGGAGAAGAAGGCGCGCCTGGATGCTGTTGCTAAGGAGATTGCCGCCGGCAACAAGGTCGACCCTAAAACTGACGGTAAGAAGCCCCTCTTTGTCAAGTACGGTCTTAACCATGCCGTTGCTCTCATTGAGGCCAAGAAGGCCAACCTCGTTGTGATTGCCGACGACGTTGACCCCATTGAGTTGGTTGTCTTCTTGCCCGCTCTCTGCCGCAAGATGGGTGTGCCGTACGTGATTGTCAAGTCCACCTCGCGTCTCGGTGCTGTTGTGCACCTTAAGCGCACCGCTGTTGCGGTCATCCAGGACGTGCGTTCTGAGGACGAGCGTGAACTCGCCAATCTCGTGTCTGCTGCCAAGGCCAACTACCTGGACAAGTACGACGAGGCCCGTCGTCACTGGGGCGGTGGCGTCCGTGGTACCAAGTCTTTGGAGAAGCTCCGCAAGCGTGCAAAGGCTGCTGGCCAGAACCCGGCCAACGTCTCTCGGATTGCATAA
- a CDS encoding uncharacterized protein (EggNog:ENOG503PMA2), which translates to MSHAERDANARERSNNEGNLETQINFANLPFSATTKYLIQNGLDVRYPPRDLIQDPRTEGAAHSSPAADIDPVSEYAEEEQRGTALRRTRAAGRLRDDEKEDSASEYFDKDDAHTTLSNVATEHYAAIPLPKESDVIVGFLHRCRMGGTWC; encoded by the exons ATGAGCCAcgcagagcgcgatgcaaacgCACGCGAACGGT CAAACAATGAAGGGAATCTGGAAACTCAGATCAACTTTGCGAATCTCCCGTTCAGTGCAACGACAAAGTACCTTATCCAAAACGGTTTGGATGTACGGTATCCCCCCCGCGACTTGATACAAGACCCACGCACGGAAGGGGCTGCCCACTCGAGTCCCGCGGCCGATATAGACCCTGTGTCGGAGTATGCAGAagaagagcagcgcggaacagcgttgcgccgcacgcgcgcagcgggTCGTTTGCGTGACGACGAAAAAGAGGACAGTGCTTCCGAGTACTTTGATAAAGATGATGCTCACACTACGCTCTCGAATGTGGCTACGGAGCACTATGCTGCAATTCCGCTTCCCAAAGAAAGCGACGTGATTGTCGGGTTCCTGCACCGGTGCCGAATGGGTGGTACGTGGTGCTGA
- a CDS encoding diphosphoinositol-polyphosphate diphosphatase (COG:T; EggNog:ENOG503P9FB) → MTRSEQAVPRRVAIALAVLPEPKDLHNKVRVCVVSSRKHKNAWVLPKGGVEAGESAREAAMRELWEEVAGVRASGSLPPWSVVEPVVEIIDTKPHSRSPTSDVYAEDYIPSTVYTVHEFAIAETELQETWPENCERVREFVTLAEAQRRVQWRRGLPEALAKAPVTAYVSR, encoded by the exons ATGACGCGCAGTG AACAAGCAGTACCAAGGCGTGTAGCCATTGCGCTTGCAGTGCTTCCCGAACCCAAGGATTTGCATAATAAAGTACGTGTGTGCGTCGTATCCTCGCGCAAACACAAAAACGCGTGGGTGCTTCCAAAAGGCGGCGTCGAGGCCGGCGAGTCGGCGCGGGAggctgcgatgcgcgagtTATGGGAAGAAG TAGCTGGTGTACGTGCTTCCGGCTCACTTCCGCCATGGTCCGTGGTTGAACCGGTTGTCGAGATCATCGATACCAAGCCGCATTCGCGGTCGCCCACCAGCGACGTATATGCCGAGGACTATATTCCTAGTACAGTGTATACTGTGCACGAATTTGCAATTGCAGAGACAGAGCTACAGGAGACATGGCCGGAGAACTgcgagcgtgtgcgcgaaTTTGTgacgcttgccgaggcgcagcggcgcgtgcaatgGCGCCGTGGGCTGCCAGAGGCGCTTGCAAAAGCACCTGTTACGGCATATGTCTCGAGGTAA